From a single Rhodospirillaceae bacterium genomic region:
- a CDS encoding VOC family protein, whose translation MEQRISLVTLGVANVATARAFYERLGWTASSASMDEVVFFDMGGWMFGLYGQSNLSKDSGLTENKPVPGGITLAYNTRSREEVDHFMDEVKEAGATILASPVEMPWGGYVGYFADPDGHPWEISWVPHFPILEDGRLEIPK comes from the coding sequence ATGGAACAGCGCATCAGCCTTGTCACCTTGGGCGTCGCCAACGTGGCAACGGCAAGGGCCTTCTATGAACGTTTAGGCTGGACGGCTTCAAGCGCAAGCATGGACGAGGTTGTTTTTTTTGACATGGGTGGCTGGATGTTCGGATTGTATGGCCAGTCAAATTTGAGCAAGGATAGTGGTTTGACTGAAAACAAGCCCGTACCCGGCGGCATCACCCTTGCCTATAACACCCGTTCCCGCGAGGAGGTCGACCATTTTATGGATGAAGTGAAAGAAGCTGGCGCGACCATACTGGCAAGCCCTGTGGAAATGCCCTGGGGTGGTTATGTCGGGTATTTCGCCGACCCCGATGGTCATCCCTGGGAAATTTCCTGGGTGCCACACTTCCCCATCCTTGAAGACGGAAGACTGGAAATCCCCAAATGA
- a CDS encoding molybdopterin molybdotransferase MoeA, whose translation MTPVSEALKLVSENVSPTGIENVPLLECLGRVVAQDLASRLSHPPVAVSSMDGYALRAADTGNSPVVLKQIGESQAGGGFTGTLGSGQTVRIFTGAPLPNGADAVQMQENTNADGQDITIEQSVPTNHFVRAAGMDFADGDVLIKAGTVLGARHIGLAAAMNLASLPVRRKPRVAILATGNEVAMPGDVLGPSQIISSNSFALHSYVIAMGGEPVVMGIAGDSEEQLHAALEGAMDCDVLVTIGGVSVGDYDLVGKVLKEKGLKQIFHKIAMRPGKPLLFGKIDELVVFGMPGNPVSTGVCSMLFLKTALAIMLGISADETPLQSVVLGQDIDANDLRQDYLRARLESGPEGELVAMPFSKQDSAMQARFAEADCLIVRKPHAEPVKAGERVDIMLLRGSVLSL comes from the coding sequence ATGACCCCTGTATCCGAGGCATTGAAACTGGTTTCAGAAAACGTTTCGCCGACGGGGATTGAAAACGTTCCCCTGCTTGAATGTCTGGGTCGTGTCGTGGCCCAAGACCTGGCCTCTCGCCTGTCACATCCGCCGGTTGCAGTTTCCTCCATGGATGGTTACGCGCTGCGCGCCGCCGATACGGGAAATTCCCCGGTTGTTCTCAAACAGATCGGTGAGTCCCAGGCCGGTGGTGGATTCACCGGCACGCTTGGCAGCGGCCAGACCGTCCGTATCTTTACCGGAGCACCACTGCCAAATGGCGCCGACGCCGTGCAAATGCAGGAAAACACAAACGCCGATGGTCAGGACATCACCATTGAGCAAAGTGTCCCCACCAATCATTTCGTTCGCGCTGCCGGAATGGATTTTGCTGATGGCGATGTGCTGATTAAGGCCGGGACGGTTCTTGGCGCCCGTCACATCGGCCTGGCTGCGGCCATGAACCTGGCCTCGCTTCCGGTACGCCGCAAACCCCGCGTCGCCATTCTGGCAACCGGTAACGAAGTCGCCATGCCCGGGGACGTGCTTGGCCCGTCGCAAATTATCTCGTCAAACAGTTTCGCGCTGCATTCCTACGTCATCGCCATGGGTGGCGAGCCGGTCGTTATGGGAATTGCCGGGGATAGTGAAGAGCAATTGCACGCAGCCCTTGAAGGGGCCATGGACTGTGACGTTCTGGTCACCATCGGCGGGGTTTCGGTCGGCGATTATGATCTGGTTGGCAAGGTGCTTAAGGAAAAGGGCTTAAAACAGATCTTTCACAAAATCGCCATGCGTCCCGGCAAACCGTTGCTGTTTGGCAAGATTGATGAATTGGTCGTCTTCGGAATGCCGGGAAATCCGGTTTCTACCGGCGTCTGCTCCATGCTTTTTCTTAAAACGGCCTTGGCCATTATGCTTGGCATATCAGCTGACGAAACCCCCCTGCAAAGTGTTGTCCTGGGCCAGGATATTGACGCCAACGACCTGCGCCAGGACTACCTTCGCGCCCGTCTTGAAAGCGGGCCCGAGGGGGAGCTTGTCGCTATGCCGTTTAGTAAACAGGACAGCGCCATGCAGGCTCGTTTCGCCGAAGCCGATTGCCTGATCGTCAGAAAACCCCATGCCGAACCGGTTAAGGCCGGAGAGCGGGTTGATATCATGCTGCTGCGCGGTTCCGTGCTCTCACTCTAA
- the lexA gene encoding transcriptional repressor LexA has translation MLTKKQCELLLFIDQRLKESGVSPSFDEMKDALGLASKSGIHRLITGLEERGFIRRLPHRARALEILRRPENMEPTGNRTENEGFKPNVIQGDFKISGAEPVSSSVDESGTVHIPRYEKIAAGLPIEAVDHPSNSIAIPADMIGKGKHYALEIDGESMIDEGIHDGDTVIIRHADNAENGAIVVAIIDNEEVTLKRLRRKGNSIALEAANKDFETRIFGPDRVKVQGQLVGLLRKY, from the coding sequence ATGTTAACGAAAAAACAGTGCGAACTTCTGCTTTTCATCGATCAACGTCTTAAGGAAAGCGGCGTATCCCCCTCCTTCGATGAAATGAAAGACGCACTGGGACTGGCCTCAAAATCCGGCATTCACCGCCTGATCACCGGGCTTGAAGAGCGTGGTTTTATCCGCCGATTGCCACACCGGGCCCGCGCCCTTGAAATTCTGCGCCGTCCTGAAAATATGGAACCCACGGGCAATCGCACGGAAAACGAGGGCTTCAAACCCAACGTTATTCAGGGCGACTTTAAAATATCCGGGGCGGAACCGGTTTCAAGTTCTGTTGACGAGAGTGGTACCGTGCACATTCCCCGCTATGAGAAAATTGCCGCCGGGCTGCCTATTGAAGCCGTTGATCACCCATCAAACTCAATTGCTATCCCGGCCGACATGATTGGCAAGGGCAAGCATTACGCACTTGAAATCGATGGCGAGTCGATGATCGATGAAGGCATTCACGATGGCGATACGGTGATTATCCGTCACGCTGACAATGCCGAAAACGGCGCTATCGTCGTTGCCATCATCGACAATGAAGAAGTAACCCTGAAACGCTTGCGTCGTAAGGGAAATTCAATCGCCTTAGAGGCCGCCAACAAGGATTTTGAAACCCGTATTTTTGGCCCTGACCGGGTAAAGGTACAGGGCCAGCTTGTCGGCTTGCTGCGCAAGTATTAG
- a CDS encoding DUF4131 domain-containing protein, with protein MLWTPVALGAGIAFYFNLNVEPPLWSGVSCLLVMLLALFMTRGRDTPLLAVVCISVSLACLGFGAAQWRTAFVGAPVLIRAVGPTSVEGRIVRLEIRIKGDRVTLEKPRIGGVGPEMTPEKIRIVLSGTQPALQTGDWIRVRAKLAPPPGPAAPGAFDFQRRLYFSGIGGVGFSYGAAKVTARASDVSSPNPLHATLLSLSRLRSLIGKRVLEAFAEPDQIAQGAVIQALMTGERGAIPEQVLVDFRDSGIAHLLAISGLHIGLVAGIVFVGFRGLLALFQPLALTYPIKKWAALMALVCAFCYALIAGATVPTMRAFLMIGVVLLAVVFERRGLSLRLIAFAACVILLIKPESLLGASFQLSFAAVTALVAAYEALSESRWRKARSGKGRGLTSQLLLYIGGVALTTLIAGSATAPFAAFHFNRFADFSLAANLLAVPLTALWIMPWAVVAFALMPFGLEYLALVPMGAGVGAVIDIAHEVASWPGAVTLLPAMETWALAVITLGGLWFCLWRKAWRWFGLSGIVAGLASLLWVQSPDILIDGKGRLLALGNDDGKISVSSLKTAKFTRDVWLRRAAQDQAKPWSELENEKPGTLSCDLLGCIYQIRGQNVALVRRVGAVEEDCRSADIVIASVPVRIACAHPRLVIDRFDLWRNGAHAFWFEDNGTVRVETVNTSRGKRPWVHRPTRRTPPANEPGT; from the coding sequence GTGCTTTGGACGCCTGTAGCGTTGGGCGCGGGAATTGCCTTTTATTTTAATCTGAACGTCGAACCGCCGCTGTGGTCAGGGGTTTCATGCTTGCTTGTCATGCTGCTTGCCCTGTTTATGACCCGGGGCCGCGATACGCCGCTTTTGGCTGTTGTGTGCATAAGCGTTTCCCTTGCCTGTCTCGGGTTTGGTGCGGCTCAGTGGCGGACCGCCTTTGTCGGCGCTCCGGTTCTGATCAGGGCGGTGGGGCCAACCAGTGTTGAGGGACGTATCGTCAGATTGGAAATCAGGATTAAGGGGGACAGGGTAACCCTGGAAAAGCCAAGGATCGGCGGGGTTGGCCCTGAAATGACGCCTGAAAAAATCCGTATCGTGTTGAGCGGGACACAACCGGCCTTACAGACCGGCGACTGGATACGGGTCCGCGCCAAATTGGCACCACCGCCGGGCCCGGCCGCACCTGGTGCCTTTGATTTCCAGCGCCGACTGTATTTTTCAGGAATCGGCGGTGTTGGTTTTTCTTACGGAGCGGCCAAGGTGACAGCAAGGGCCAGTGATGTCAGTTCACCAAATCCGCTACATGCGACATTGTTGAGCCTGTCACGGTTGCGCAGTTTGATCGGCAAGCGTGTTCTTGAGGCATTTGCGGAACCTGACCAAATAGCCCAGGGTGCGGTTATCCAGGCGTTGATGACTGGTGAGCGCGGGGCCATACCTGAGCAGGTGCTTGTGGATTTTCGGGATTCCGGAATTGCCCACCTTCTGGCTATTTCCGGCCTTCATATTGGCCTAGTTGCGGGAATCGTCTTCGTAGGGTTCAGGGGCTTGTTAGCGCTTTTTCAACCCCTGGCGCTTACCTATCCAATAAAGAAATGGGCGGCGCTTATGGCCCTTGTTTGCGCATTTTGCTACGCCCTGATTGCCGGGGCGACTGTACCGACAATGCGGGCGTTTCTCATGATCGGGGTGGTTTTGCTGGCTGTTGTCTTTGAACGCCGGGGCCTGTCACTCAGGCTGATCGCCTTTGCAGCCTGCGTTATTCTGTTAATCAAACCAGAAAGCTTGCTCGGGGCCAGTTTCCAGTTGTCATTTGCCGCCGTGACGGCGCTTGTCGCGGCTTACGAGGCACTGTCGGAAAGTCGGTGGAGAAAAGCAAGAAGCGGCAAGGGCAGGGGGTTAACCTCACAATTGCTGCTCTATATTGGCGGTGTCGCCTTGACAACCCTGATTGCCGGATCGGCGACGGCGCCCTTTGCCGCTTTTCACTTCAACCGGTTTGCCGACTTTAGCCTCGCCGCCAATCTGCTGGCGGTACCGCTCACGGCTCTCTGGATTATGCCCTGGGCCGTGGTTGCCTTCGCCCTGATGCCGTTCGGGCTTGAATATCTGGCCCTGGTGCCCATGGGGGCCGGGGTTGGCGCGGTGATAGACATTGCCCACGAGGTCGCGTCATGGCCCGGTGCGGTAACATTGCTTCCGGCCATGGAAACCTGGGCCCTGGCCGTAATTACCCTTGGCGGCCTTTGGTTCTGCTTGTGGCGAAAAGCATGGCGATGGTTCGGCTTGTCAGGAATTGTCGCCGGGCTGGCTTCGCTGCTTTGGGTGCAAAGCCCGGATATTCTCATTGATGGCAAAGGCCGCTTGTTGGCGCTTGGGAATGATGACGGAAAAATATCTGTCTCCTCCCTGAAAACAGCGAAATTTACCCGCGATGTCTGGCTCAGAAGGGCGGCCCAGGATCAGGCAAAGCCATGGTCAGAATTGGAAAATGAAAAACCGGGAACGCTGAGTTGTGATCTCCTTGGCTGTATTTATCAGATCAGAGGACAAAACGTTGCCCTTGTCCGCCGTGTCGGGGCTGTCGAGGAAGATTGTCGAAGCGCCGATATCGTGATCGCAAGTGTACCAGTTCGCATTGCTTGCGCTCACCCGCGGCTGGTTATTGATCGCTTCGACTTATGGCGCAATGGTGCCCACGCTTTCTGGTTTGAAGACAACGGCACAGTCCGTGTTGAAACAGTCAATACAAGCAGAGGAAAAAGACCCTGGGTGCATCGGCCGACAAGACGCACGCCCCCGGCAAATGAACCTGGAACATAG